One window of the Montipora foliosa isolate CH-2021 chromosome 4, ASM3666993v2, whole genome shotgun sequence genome contains the following:
- the LOC137999903 gene encoding uncharacterized protein isoform X2, whose translation MSVTVTIHNGEMGQIKYLIEQKKTKGELYGLWTHSYQPVVQYVTGGVKQKDQEKIGKYLQNNHGLKQVGNWSTQNMEILDGDSAFRLPKNGPFQGDYSLASYHHEKVDPIEVKSPLPSTNEVKVRGEQWYSTEKGMELFGKIHGAFKTSFTITGTSRNKDTHDISLAINTCNRRFSVDFQSDFPKGKAFLTSVQSGNKQEIKLLGQESNGGKAKRSKKHKKSTDSPDSSMNKGKHFEKQVAPANPEHTDKSDEDSQMQGVEEDNEDDKDKADQGSLDLEKVPQLLVQGIQRLVKRESSV comes from the exons ATGAGCGTAACAGTGACAATCCACAACGGTGAAATGGGGCAGATAAAATATCTCATCGAACAGAAGAAGACGAAAGGAGAGCTGTACGGCTTGTGGACTCACTCCTACCAGCCAGTTGTACAGTACGTAACTGGAGGAGTAAAACAGAAAGATCAAGAGAAGATTGGAAAGTATCTTCAGAATAATCACGGACTGAAACAAGTAGGAAACTGGAGTACTCAAAATATGG AAATCCTTGATGGAGACAGTGCTTTTCGACTGCCGAAGAACGGCCCATTCCAAGGAGACTACTCTCTTGCCTCTTACCATCATGAAAAAGTTGATCCCATCGAAGTGAAATCACCCCTCCCGTCAACCAACGAGGTTAAGGTACGTGGAGAGCAATGGTACTCCACAGAGAAGGGAATGGAGCTCTTTGGAAAGATCCATGGTGCCTTTAAAACGTCATTTACCATCACTGGAACAAGTAGAAACAAAGACACCCACGACATATCCCTTGCCATCAACACCTGTAATCGAAGATTTTCAGTGGACTTCCAATCGGATTTTCCAAAAGGAAAGGCTTTTCTGACCAGCGTTCAGAGTGGTAACAAACAGGAAATAAAGCTGTTAGGACAAGAAAGCAATGGAGGAAAGGCTAAGAGAAGCAAAAAGCATAAGAAATCTACAGATAGTCCAGATTCATCAATGAATAAGGGAAAGCATTTCGAAAAGCAGGTGGCGCCAGCGAATCCTGAGCACACCGACAAGTCCGATGAGGATTCTCAAATGCAGGGTGTGGAAGAAGATAACGAAGACGACAAAGATAAGGCAGATCAGGGGTCTCTTGATTTAGAAAAGGTTCCACAGCTTTTGGTCCAAGGAATACAGCGTTTGGTGAAACGAGAGTCATCAGTTTGA
- the LOC137999903 gene encoding uncharacterized protein isoform X1, with translation MSVTVTIHNGEMGQIKYLIEQKKTKGELYGLWTHSYQPVVQYVTGGVKQKDQEKIGKYLQNNHGLKQVGNWSTQNMDDVHPESDCLSFVTMTVTLPPSSKKIMNVERVCVSQNQKEFDGVMEILDGDSAFRLPKNGPFQGDYSLASYHHEKVDPIEVKSPLPSTNEVKVRGEQWYSTEKGMELFGKIHGAFKTSFTITGTSRNKDTHDISLAINTCNRRFSVDFQSDFPKGKAFLTSVQSGNKQEIKLLGQESNGGKAKRSKKHKKSTDSPDSSMNKGKHFEKQVAPANPEHTDKSDEDSQMQGVEEDNEDDKDKADQGSLDLEKVPQLLVQGIQRLVKRESSV, from the exons ATGAGCGTAACAGTGACAATCCACAACGGTGAAATGGGGCAGATAAAATATCTCATCGAACAGAAGAAGACGAAAGGAGAGCTGTACGGCTTGTGGACTCACTCCTACCAGCCAGTTGTACAGTACGTAACTGGAGGAGTAAAACAGAAAGATCAAGAGAAGATTGGAAAGTATCTTCAGAATAATCACGGACTGAAACAAGTAGGAAACTGGAGTACTCAAAATATGG ATGATGTACACCCAGAGTCAGACTGCCTTTCCTTTGTCACCATGACTGTGACATTACCACCATCCAGCAAGAAGATTATGAACGTGGAGCGAGTGTGTGTATCTCAAAACCAAAAAGAATTTGATGGAGTTATGG AAATCCTTGATGGAGACAGTGCTTTTCGACTGCCGAAGAACGGCCCATTCCAAGGAGACTACTCTCTTGCCTCTTACCATCATGAAAAAGTTGATCCCATCGAAGTGAAATCACCCCTCCCGTCAACCAACGAGGTTAAGGTACGTGGAGAGCAATGGTACTCCACAGAGAAGGGAATGGAGCTCTTTGGAAAGATCCATGGTGCCTTTAAAACGTCATTTACCATCACTGGAACAAGTAGAAACAAAGACACCCACGACATATCCCTTGCCATCAACACCTGTAATCGAAGATTTTCAGTGGACTTCCAATCGGATTTTCCAAAAGGAAAGGCTTTTCTGACCAGCGTTCAGAGTGGTAACAAACAGGAAATAAAGCTGTTAGGACAAGAAAGCAATGGAGGAAAGGCTAAGAGAAGCAAAAAGCATAAGAAATCTACAGATAGTCCAGATTCATCAATGAATAAGGGAAAGCATTTCGAAAAGCAGGTGGCGCCAGCGAATCCTGAGCACACCGACAAGTCCGATGAGGATTCTCAAATGCAGGGTGTGGAAGAAGATAACGAAGACGACAAAGATAAGGCAGATCAGGGGTCTCTTGATTTAGAAAAGGTTCCACAGCTTTTGGTCCAAGGAATACAGCGTTTGGTGAAACGAGAGTCATCAGTTTGA
- the LOC137999901 gene encoding prokineticin receptor 2-like, which translates to MNESIGQVTVNSFPIPNYASSSNNVSNESCPVEPVGISELNATINALTLAIALVGNILLMAAFLRMKEPVMLLIANMAASDILTAIFLIPRLLTFQITHSFSWQIQGLTGTVLCKMCNFLTDISMSVSTQSLVLIAVERFFAVFYPLKIRRITANTRRSLVALTWVVSAAIHSPYIYLFELVEDKQQNIISCQISKDSPAVRRYAVFLFTVVLLIPLAVIPVLYSLIFFKLRIDKMSAHRSTKGVRRSRQRFANLLKLALATVLAVYICLTGHTVFLLLQLFVPNSLPPCNHVFMIVCYAFHLLASCYCIVNPVICFFTLRNFRGQLQQICKLKHRGAFNIHLQSISKRCRASTGNSNVGIELLNATPKFSSCSHSTLTEQKP; encoded by the coding sequence ATGAACGAAAGCATCGGCCAAGTCACTGTGAACTCATTCCCTATACCGAATTATGCAAGCAGCAGCAATAACGTTTCAAACGAATCCTGTCCCGTTGAACCTGTTGGAATCAGTGAGTTAAATGCTACAATTAATGCGCTTACACTTGCTATCGCCTTGGTTGGAAACATCCTCTTGATGGCTGCATTTCTGCGCATGAAGGAACCAGTTATGCTTCTTATTGCTAACATGGCAGCGTCTGACATCTTAACCGCGATATTTCTCATTCCTCGCCTTCTCACTTTTCAAATAACTCATTCCTTCTCTTGGCAGATCCAAGGACTGACGGGAACAGTTCTTTGCAAAATGTGCAACTTCTTGACTGACATCTCAATGAGTGTCTCGACCCAAAGCTTGGTATTAATCGCCGTTGAACGCTTTTTCGCTGTCTTTTATCCCTTGAAAATTCGAAGAATCACCGCCAATACTCGCCGCTCTCTAGTGGCTTTAACATGGGTTGTGTCCGCAGCTATTCACTCcccatatatatatttatttgaaCTTGTGGAGGATAAGcaacaaaatattatttcttgtcaaatttcaaaGGATTCGCCGGCGGTCCGCAGATATGCTGTCTTTTTATTCACAGTGGTGTTATTAATACCTTTAGCCGTAATTCCTGTTCTGTACTCTctcattttcttcaaacttcgaATAGATAAAATGTCCGCTCATCGCAGCACCAAGGGTGTCAGGCGAAGTCGTCAACGTTTTGCAAATCTACTTAAGCTGGCACTAGCTACGGTACTGGCAGTTTACATCTGTTTGACGGGTCATACGGTGTTCTTattgctgcaattgtttgtccCGAATAGCCTTCCACCATGTAATCATGTTTTTATGATAGTGTGTTACGCATTTCACCTTCTGGCAAGCTGTTACTGTATTGTTAATCCAGTAATATGTTTCTTCACTTTAAGAAATTTTCGAGGTCAGCTGCAACAGATATGCAAACTCAAGCATCGAGGTGCTTTCAATATCCACCTCCAAAGCATTAGTAAAAGATGTCGGGCCAGCACTGGTAACTCAAATGTTGGTATTGAATTGCTCAATGCGACCCCGAAATTTTCGTCTTGCAGTCATTCAACCCTGACTGAACAGAAACCCTGA
- the LOC138001023 gene encoding uncharacterized protein, which produces MISSLRALIPQVKQVWLADDSAGGGSIESLYQWYKSLCEEGKKFGYIVNGAKSWLIVKNSELAESAKKVFGDDVNITLEGRRHLGAVIGSKEFKNQYCQEKVGKWLREMESLTEISKSQPHAAYVAFTKGFKSKFTYYLRTIESFEEYVDPIEELIHTSFLPSLFGRADPLPEELKELVNLSPAQGGIGIPDLKRESSEQFNASLDITAPHVNSIVTQSPTNPARELMEERKREINAQRRAAAKSRIDRIDESLSPDLLQAVQQIRDKGASSWLNAIPIEEHGLPLNKQEFRDSLCLRYNLPLPNLPNYCACGEVFTVNHALSCKKGGFIEQRHDTIRDLLTSHISKVCRNVETEPLLQPLDNEVFNLQSTVMSREARLDMKAGGFWSPGVTTFFDVRVTHVNSRSNQGKHTATIFKEQENEKKRKYNQRVMDVEMGTFTPLVFGTNGGMGLDCQNVLRTLANKLSSKNNEPYASVISWLRIQLSFAILRTVHRCVRGSRYPFKSRKDSEDFTLAVAGLHLYS; this is translated from the coding sequence ATGATCAGTAGTCTCAGGGCATTAATTCCACAAGTCAAGCAAGTCTGGCTGGCGGATGATTCCGCGGGTGGAGGGAGTATAGAGTCACTCTATCAATGGTACAAGAGCTTATGCGAGGAAGGGAAAAAATTCGGTTATATTGTTAATGGTGCTAAAAGCTGGTTAATCGTCAAGAACAGTGAACTGGCAGAGAGTGCAAAGAAGGTGTTCGGCGATGATGTGAACATAACGCTCGAGGGAAGACGTCATCTCGGTGCGGTCATCGGATCAAAAGAATTTAAGAATCAATATTGTCAAGAGAAAGTTGGTAAGTGGCTCAGAGAAATGGAGTCCCTCACGGAGATCAGCAAGAGTCAGCCACATGCTGCCTATGTCGCTTTCACTAAAGGATTTAAATCCAAATTCACTTATTACTTGCGCACCATCGAATCGTTTGAAGAGTATGTGGACCCCATCGAAGAACTGATTCacacttcctttcttccttcattATTCGGTCGAGCGGACCCTCTCCCTGAAGAActtaaggaacttgtcaatctaTCACCTGCGCAGGGCGGGATTGGGATTCCCGATCTTAAGCGCGAAAGTTCGGAGCAGTTTAATGCCTCGCTTGATATAACAGCACCACACGTCAATTCTATTGTTACTCAAAGCCCCACCAATCCAGCACGAGAGCTGATGGAGGAAAGGAAGCGTGAAATCAATGCTCAAAGGAGAGCCGCCGCAAAGTCCCGGATTGATAGGATTGACGAATCGTTATCTCCTGATCTACTCCAAGCGGTGCAGCAGATAAGGGACAAGGGAGCCAGCTCGTGGCTGAACGCCATTCCAATCGAAGAACACGGTCTGCCTTTGAACAAGCAGGAGTTTAGGGACTCCCTTTGCCTTCGCTACAACCTTCCTCTGCCTAATCTCCCTAATTACTGTGCTTGTGGAGAAGTGTTTACTGTCAACCATGCGTTGTCATGCAAGAAAGGAGGTTTTATAGAGCAGAGACATGATACTATCCGAGATCTtctgacatcacacatcagtAAAGTGTGCAGAAATGTGGAGACAGAGCCACTCTTGCAACCACTCGACAATGAAGTATTCAACCTTCAGTCCACTGTTATGAGTCGAGAAGCGAGGCTGGATATGAAGGCAGGAGGTTTTTGGTCACCAGGAGTAACGACATTCTTTGATGTACGTGTAACGCACGTTAACTCCCGGTCCAACCAGGGCAAGCACACAGCTACGATCTTCAAAGagcaagaaaacgagaagaagaggaaatacaaCCAGAGAGTGATGGATGTAGAGATGGGAACTTTTACACCACTGGTGTTTGGTACAAACGGGGGCATGGGACTCGACTGTCAGAACGTTTTAAGAACTCTCGCAAATAAGCTTTCGAGCAAGAATAATGAACCCTACGCCAGTGTTATTTCCTGGCTACGAATACAGCTCTCATTTGCTATATTAAGAACTGTACACAGATGCGTCAGAGGCTCTAGATATCCTTTCAAATCACGTAAGGACTCAGAAGACTTTACTCTCGCTGTAGCTGGTCTACATTTGTActcataa
- the LOC137999899 gene encoding neuropeptide FF receptor 1-like: protein MASDITVSPLPTNESLNTVTGADSLVFFEPRELKVFRLCIYAVTIVLALVGNVAVCVISRRNPRLQTSTFSLLMNLAVSDIASVLCLPFLLPENFVGNWMMGEAMCKILKPSVVWFNFVTTNTLVAIASDRFRAVVFPFEARLSTSETRLVVSLLWLIALLFSLPSYGAMTVVSFPEEPHVHYCFDVFSSDEKLDTLYRRIYTLTMFTLQIVLPVIAISALNLKITATLKHVHLIPQSLRPSRANSLNSTPNASPHSSLVNLHKLNMNSTSLMKRQAMEKKFFRMLMVVLLVFVLCYVPYQMMYLVYEFHPMLFTGPYMQTLSEFLYLIVWLPNVLNPVCYGFLNEHYKRAFKALIFHPRKFFRTLQLRRSFSQSMLSTALSKLSLSSRPRI from the coding sequence ATGGCATCCGACATTACTGTTTCTCCCCTTCCTACCAACGAGTCACTTAACACAGTAACGGGAGCTGACtcgcttgttttctttgaaCCGAGGGAGCTTAAAGTATTTCGCCTTTGCATCTATGCGGTTACGATCGTTCTTGCACTGGTGGGAAATGTGGCAGTATGCGTAATTTCTCGTCGTAACCCTCGCCTCCAAACAAGTACCTTTTCCTTGTTAATGAACTTAGCTGTGTCCGACATTGCATCCGTCCTGTGCCTGCCATTTCTATTACCAGAAAACTTCGTCGGAAACTGGATGATGGGGGAGGCCATGTGCAAAATCCTCAAACCAAGTGTTGTATGGTTCAACTTTGTGACAACCAACACTCTTGTAGCGATCGCCAGCGATAGGTTCCGAGCCGTTGTGTTTCCGTTCGAAGCACGCCTGTCAACATCGGAAACGCGGCTTGTTGTCTCTTTGCTGTGGCTGATCGCGTTGTTATTCTCACTTCCTTCTTATGGAGCAATGACAGTCGTTAGTTTTCCGGAAGAACCTCACGTCCACTATTGCTTTGATGTCTTCTCCAGCGACGAGAAACTAGACACTTTATATCGCCGCATATACACGTTGACAATGTTTACTCTGCAAATTGTTCTTCCCGTCATTGCAATATCAGCGCTGAATCTCAAGATCACTGCTACGTTGAAACACGTCCACCTCATACCACAATCCCTCAGGCCTTCTCGGGCTAACTCGCTAAACTCTACTCCAAATGCGAGTCCACATTCGTCACTGGTAAATCTACACAAGCTCAACATGAATTCCACGAGCCTCATGAAGAGGCAGGCAATGGAAAAAAAGTTCTTTCGAATGCTAATGGTGGTGTTGCTTGTATTTGTTCTGTGTTACGTTCCATACCAAATGATGTACCTAGTTTATGAATTTCACCCAATGCTTTTTACTGGCCCTTACATGCAAACATTATCTGAATTCTTGTATTTGATCGTTTGGCTGCCGAACGTATTGAATCCAGTATGCTACGGCTTTTTGAACGAACATTACAAAAGAGCATTCAAAGCGCTTATTTTCCACCCACGTAAGTTTTTTCGAACGCTGCAATTACGGCGTAGTTTTTCGCAATCCATGTTATCTACTGCACTCAGCAAACTCAGTTTATCTTCAAGACCAAGAATATAA
- the LOC137999893 gene encoding neuropeptide FF receptor 2-like isoform X2, producing the protein MESTLNATSNNSPNYSESKTLGNEPPFSEEPQGLKVFRFFIYAVIIALALVGNVAVCVISRRNRRLQTSTYCLVMNLAVSDIGSVLCLPFLLPELFVGNWVMGEVMCKLLKPSVVLFNFVTTNTLVAIGCDRFRAVVYPLVPRPSTSETRLIVSILWLIAFVFSLPSYGAMTVRNFPDDPNSFFCVDVFSDNTETDAFYRRVYTVTMYIVQALSPVLIISMLYLKITATLKHIRLIPLALRPTRSWSLGSTPSASPRSSVACLNKLNMNASGFLKRQLMEKKFLRMLMTVLLVYVLCYLPFQTMYLVYEFHPTLFTGPYMQPLSEFLYLLVWLPNALNPVCYGCLNDYYKRAFKALIFQPRKFVQSLRVRQSFSHSVMVTTLTKRQR; encoded by the coding sequence ATGGAATCTACACTCAACGCCACATCTAACAATTCTCCGAACTATTCAGAATCCAAGACCTTAGGAAATGAACCACCGTTCTCTGAAGAACCACAGGGTCTTAAAGTATTTCGCTTTTTCATCTATGCGGTTATTATCGCTCTTGCTCTGGTGGGTAATGTGGCAGTTTGTGTGATATCTCGACGCAACCGGCGGCTTCAAACGAGTACCTACTGTTTGGTGATGAACTTGGCCGTGTCCGACATAGGATCAGTTCTTTGCCTGCCATTTCTGTTGCCAGAACTCTTCGTTGGAAACTGGGTGATGGGAGAAGTCATGTGCAAACTTCTCAAACCCAGTGTCGTGCTGTTCAACTTTGTGACGACCAACACACTGGTAGCTATCGGCTGCGATCGTTTTCGCGCCGTTGTGTATCCTCTCGTACCGCGCCCGTCAACATCGGAAACACGTCTAATCGTGTCAATCTTGTGGCTGATCGCTTTCGTATTCTCCTTACCCTCGTACGGAGCAATGACAGTAAGGAATTTTCCAGACGACCCCAACAGCTTCTTTTGCGTCGACGTGTTTTCCGACAACACAGAAACAGACGCGTTCTACCGACGTGTGTACACGGTAaccatgtacattgtacaagCACTGTCTCCCGTGCTTATCATTTCTATGCTTTACCTTAAGATCACAGCCACACTCAAACACATCCGTCTCATTCCATTAGCGCTCAGGCCCACGCGGTCTTGGTCGCTGGGCTCCACTCCCAGTGCAAGCCCGCGATCATCGGTTGCTTGCTTGAACAAATTGAACATGAATGCGTCAGGTTTTTTAAAGCGTCAACTGATGGAGAAAAAGTTTCTGAGGATGTTAATGACTGTCCTTCTTGTTTACGTCTTGTGTTATCTTCCGTTCCAAACGATGTACTTGGTGTATGAATTTCACCCAACGCTGTTCACCGGCCCGTACATGCAACCTTTATCTGAATTCCTGTACTTGCTTGTGTGGCTGCCGAACGCGTTGAATCCAGTTTGCTATGGTTGTTTGAACGATTATTACAAACGCGCTTTCAAAGCCTTGATTTTTCAGCCACGTAAATTCGTTCAGTCGTTGAGAGTGCGACAGAGTTTTTCGCATTCGGTTATGGTGACTACGCTCACTAAACGTCAAAGGTGA